From the Desulfobacterales bacterium genome, one window contains:
- a CDS encoding molybdopterin-dependent oxidoreductase has protein sequence MAGDAVATAQNDDVVTTVCPMCHQGCGVNVTLKDGRIDKVTGLKSHPNSKGVVCARAGNADKWVHHPDRIKYPMKKVNGSWERISWDEALDTIAARLRPIKEQFGAKSLAVIFGYPVLVEGTSTISFIRRFCDAFGTPSVFSVDAMCWRSRLVGSILTFGNYAVQDLDESKCIFVWAHNPHQSEQTVGRQILEAQKKGAKVVVIDPRRTQTAKKADIHVMIRPGTDGALLLAFMHVIITEGLYDKAFVEKWTYGFDKLKLHVDSFTPEWAEKITWIPANQIKDLARMYASIKPATILSPHNAIEESGNAVQNHRAISILQAITGNFGVPGGDIVLSGVRRSPIRLEEMLNEKPLGCDIYPLFHSVWGRLLGEGEGQTMLVPDAILAGEPYPIKAAIVSSSNPLLSWPNSAKVRQAFEKLDFLVVMEMFETDTTRLADIVLPGATGFERQDIFDFYNVLFGLPWAMLRKKVLQVGECWSAMKFYLELAKRMGFEEYFPWKNTDEVIDYMFEPSGLSIGKMAEGPPEGMPLGKKKYKDHEGRGYFYTPSKKVEIYSETLAELGHDPLPTYKEPPESPISTPELFREYPIILTTGARAAPVHGSAYRNIDKLRNAAKGAVAEIHPDTAAEYGIGDGDMMVVENKRGKIEIAAAVADDILPGVIAITHGWSANVNLLTDNSPADPITGFPSMRALLCRIRKK, from the coding sequence ATGGCAGGAGACGCAGTTGCTACAGCGCAGAACGATGATGTGGTGACCACCGTCTGTCCGATGTGTCATCAGGGCTGCGGTGTCAATGTCACGCTTAAAGACGGCAGGATAGATAAAGTAACGGGTCTCAAGAGTCATCCCAACAGTAAAGGGGTCGTTTGCGCCAGGGCCGGTAATGCCGATAAATGGGTCCATCATCCGGACAGAATTAAATATCCGATGAAAAAAGTGAACGGATCATGGGAGAGAATCAGTTGGGATGAGGCATTGGATACCATTGCAGCCAGACTGAGGCCGATCAAGGAACAGTTCGGCGCGAAATCCCTGGCCGTGATCTTTGGTTATCCCGTATTGGTTGAGGGTACCTCCACGATCAGCTTCATTCGAAGATTCTGCGACGCCTTCGGAACACCCAGCGTATTTTCCGTGGACGCCATGTGTTGGCGAAGCCGGTTGGTCGGAAGCATTTTGACATTTGGAAATTATGCGGTTCAGGATCTGGATGAGAGCAAATGTATCTTTGTTTGGGCGCATAATCCCCACCAGTCCGAGCAAACCGTCGGGCGGCAGATTCTTGAAGCGCAAAAAAAAGGCGCCAAAGTGGTCGTCATTGACCCGAGGCGGACCCAAACGGCCAAAAAAGCGGATATTCATGTCATGATTCGGCCGGGGACGGATGGCGCTTTGTTGCTGGCCTTCATGCACGTTATCATAACCGAAGGCCTTTACGATAAGGCGTTTGTCGAGAAATGGACCTACGGATTCGATAAACTGAAACTGCATGTGGACTCCTTTACACCGGAATGGGCGGAGAAGATTACCTGGATACCGGCCAATCAAATCAAAGATCTTGCGCGGATGTATGCCTCTATCAAACCCGCAACCATTCTTTCGCCTCATAACGCCATCGAAGAATCGGGGAATGCGGTTCAGAACCATCGTGCCATTTCGATTTTGCAGGCGATTACAGGGAATTTTGGCGTTCCCGGCGGCGATATTGTGTTATCGGGCGTCCGCAGGAGTCCGATCAGACTGGAAGAAATGTTGAATGAAAAGCCTTTGGGATGTGATATCTACCCGCTTTTCCATAGCGTATGGGGAAGACTGCTGGGCGAAGGTGAAGGGCAAACCATGCTGGTTCCGGACGCCATACTGGCCGGAGAACCCTATCCGATCAAAGCGGCGATCGTCTCATCATCCAATCCGTTGCTGAGTTGGCCGAACTCCGCGAAGGTTCGTCAGGCCTTCGAGAAACTGGATTTTTTGGTGGTGATGGAAATGTTTGAGACCGACACGACGCGGCTTGCGGACATTGTTCTTCCCGGTGCCACCGGGTTTGAACGCCAGGACATCTTTGATTTTTATAACGTGCTGTTTGGCCTTCCGTGGGCGATGTTGAGAAAGAAAGTACTGCAGGTAGGGGAATGCTGGTCTGCCATGAAATTCTATCTGGAACTGGCGAAAAGGATGGGTTTTGAGGAATATTTTCCATGGAAGAATACGGATGAGGTGATAGACTATATGTTCGAGCCCAGTGGGCTTTCCATTGGTAAAATGGCGGAAGGCCCCCCTGAAGGCATGCCTCTGGGTAAAAAGAAATACAAAGACCATGAAGGCCGCGGGTATTTTTACACACCATCCAAAAAAGTGGAAATTTATTCAGAAACACTGGCGGAACTAGGGCATGATCCCTTGCCCACATACAAAGAACCGCCGGAAAGTCCCATCTCCACCCCCGAACTGTTCAGGGAATATCCGATCATCCTGACAACCGGCGCCAGAGCTGCACCGGTTCACGGCTCAGCCTATAGAAACATCGATAAGCTGCGAAACGCGGCGAAAGGGGCTGTTGCGGAAATCCATCCCGATACGGCTGCTGAGTACGGAATTGGCGATGGCGATATGATGGTCGTTGAGAACAAAAGAGGCAAGATTGAGATAGCCGCCGCTGTCGCTGACGACATTCTCCCGGGTGTTATCGCGATAACGCATGGGTGGAGCGCCAATGTAAATTTGCTGACGGATAACAGCCCGGCTGACCCCATAACCGGCTTCCCATCAATGCGGGCATTGCTTTGCCGAATCCGAAAAAAATAG
- a CDS encoding molybdopterin-dependent oxidoreductase, translated as METKNVSQNENTETVITACGMCQLGCGVKVTVKNGEIENVVGIESHPLNRGGICPRPTRAREFIYHPDRIKYPMRKRNGGWERISWDEALETIVDKLKLTKEKYGASSLAICFGMVVLTQGTGTISFIRRFCDAFGTPSVFSVDAMCWRARLVGTLLTFGKYPMPDVEESKCIIVLGNNPHNSAWPVMAQISRAQKKGAKLIVIDPRTTQTAKKADMHIKMRPGADGALLLAMLHIIVSEKRYDEDFVSKWTHGFDKLEAHVKQYTPEWAEKVTWIPATTIRELARVYSSEKPAVIISPNNTIEESGNATQNHRAISILQAITGNFGVPGGDVTFSGSPRSPIRLEAMLKEKPLGMDRYPLFHGFWGRLLGEGEGQTMLVPDAILKGDPYPIKTVIVSGSNPLMTWPNSQKVRQAFKNLDFLVVMDLFMSDTAKLADIVLPAASGFERTEIYDFYSVLTGIPYVMLKRKIVDIGECWSDMKFYLELAKKMGYQDHFPWKDTDEVFDYMFKPTGLTIKKLMEEWPEGMPFGKKLFKVHETKGRFPTPSGKVEIYSNTLEELGHDPLPTFTEPPESPFSTPQLYGEFPIILTTGARLRPVLHSMYRNVSKLQNLTKGPIAEIHPETAHKYGITDGAMVQVETKRGKIEIKADVTEDILPGVVSITHGWPQSNVNLLTDNEPVDPVVGYPSIRALLCRISPLS; from the coding sequence ATGGAAACAAAAAATGTTTCTCAAAATGAAAACACAGAAACGGTAATAACAGCCTGTGGTATGTGTCAACTGGGATGCGGGGTAAAGGTAACCGTTAAAAACGGCGAGATCGAAAATGTCGTCGGGATAGAAAGCCATCCGCTAAACAGGGGGGGGATATGCCCTAGGCCGACGCGTGCCCGGGAGTTCATTTATCATCCGGATCGAATTAAATATCCAATGAGAAAGCGGAATGGGGGATGGGAAAGAATCAGCTGGGATGAGGCATTGGAGACCATCGTGGATAAACTTAAGCTGACCAAGGAAAAATATGGCGCCAGTTCTTTGGCTATTTGCTTTGGCATGGTTGTTTTGACGCAGGGTACCGGTACCATTAGTTTCATCCGGCGGTTTTGTGATGCCTTCGGTACACCAAGTGTGTTTTCGGTGGACGCCATGTGTTGGCGTGCCCGTTTGGTGGGGACACTTTTGACCTTTGGGAAATATCCTATGCCGGATGTCGAGGAGTCAAAATGCATCATTGTATTGGGAAACAATCCCCACAATTCCGCCTGGCCAGTTATGGCGCAAATTTCTAGAGCGCAGAAAAAAGGCGCCAAATTGATCGTCATTGATCCAAGAACAACTCAAACGGCCAAGAAGGCGGATATGCATATCAAAATGAGGCCGGGCGCAGATGGTGCGCTGCTCCTCGCCATGCTTCATATCATCGTCTCGGAAAAACGTTATGACGAGGACTTTGTCTCGAAGTGGACTCATGGTTTCGACAAACTGGAAGCGCATGTGAAACAGTATACGCCGGAGTGGGCTGAAAAAGTTACCTGGATTCCGGCAACAACGATCAGAGAATTGGCGCGAGTATATAGTTCCGAAAAACCGGCCGTAATCATATCGCCCAACAACACGATTGAAGAGTCGGGCAATGCGACCCAGAATCATCGAGCGATCTCCATTCTGCAAGCTATAACCGGCAATTTTGGTGTTCCGGGAGGTGACGTGACCTTTTCCGGGTCCCCACGAAGCCCCATCAGGCTCGAAGCAATGTTAAAAGAAAAGCCGCTGGGGATGGACCGATATCCGCTTTTTCACGGTTTTTGGGGTAGACTGCTGGGCGAGGGCGAGGGGCAGACCATGCTGGTACCCGATGCTATTTTAAAAGGAGATCCCTATCCGATAAAAACCGTCATTGTTTCCGGCTCTAATCCGCTGATGACTTGGCCTAATTCCCAAAAGGTTCGCCAGGCCTTTAAAAACCTCGATTTTCTGGTGGTGATGGACCTGTTTATGTCCGATACAGCCAAGCTGGCTGATATTGTTCTACCGGCGGCCAGCGGTTTTGAACGGACCGAGATATATGATTTTTACTCCGTTCTTACGGGTATTCCCTATGTCATGTTGAAACGGAAAATCGTTGATATTGGTGAATGTTGGTCTGATATGAAATTTTACCTGGAATTAGCCAAAAAGATGGGCTACCAAGACCATTTTCCGTGGAAAGACACGGATGAGGTATTCGATTATATGTTCAAGCCGACAGGGTTAACCATCAAAAAACTCATGGAAGAATGGCCTGAAGGAATGCCCTTTGGCAAAAAACTGTTCAAGGTGCATGAAACCAAAGGGCGCTTTCCCACACCCTCGGGGAAGGTTGAAATATACTCCAACACGCTTGAGGAATTGGGCCATGATCCCTTGCCCACCTTTACAGAACCACCCGAAAGCCCTTTTTCCACACCGCAACTGTATGGGGAATTCCCCATCATTCTGACCACCGGTGCCAGGCTCAGACCGGTACTTCACTCCATGTATCGGAATGTATCAAAATTGCAAAATCTTACCAAAGGTCCGATAGCCGAAATACATCCGGAGACGGCACATAAGTATGGAATAACAGATGGGGCTATGGTGCAGGTGGAGACCAAAAGAGGCAAAATAGAAATCAAGGCCGATGTTACAGAGGATATTCTTCCCGGCGTGGTCAGTATAACGCATGGTTGGCCACAGTCGAACGTTAATTTACTCACCGATAATGAACCAGTTGATCCAGTTGTGGGCTACCCGTCCATACGGGCGTTACTTTGCCGGATAAGTCCATTATCGTAA
- a CDS encoding thiolase family protein codes for MRLDREVYIAGVGETTFGFHKEDYDELGRIAALEAIKSSHIDRPGVIQSAYVGNATNGLVTGQTVLKDLGLCGHLPIINVESACSAGAMAVYCAVKDVATGLSDISLAVGTENHTLHRESGFAFAVHPSDIEGRHGAVMTGKYALRAQRWMYETGGTPEDLAMVTVKNRKHAKNNPYALFKGDITVEEVLNSRKIASPLTLHQCCAISDGAGAVVVCSKEMAKKLGIEKPVKVAGAVLCSGPYHNRPRDITGDDIIEMTVEKLYEESGVGPKEVQIVELHDAFTIAEVLYYEVMQLCGKGESLKFLREGQSTYGGQCVVSPRGGLLAYGHPIGATGAAQIAASVKQMRGQCDGYQVEPIPKVAMTHVTGGGLSGTEHAACTMHMLVSAW; via the coding sequence ATGAGGTTGGACAGAGAAGTTTATATTGCCGGTGTCGGGGAAACCACTTTTGGGTTTCATAAAGAAGATTATGACGAATTAGGACGGATTGCCGCGCTTGAGGCGATAAAATCATCCCATATTGACCGGCCCGGTGTGATTCAGAGTGCTTATGTCGGTAATGCGACCAATGGGCTCGTCACCGGGCAGACCGTTCTTAAAGATTTAGGATTGTGTGGCCATTTGCCCATTATCAATGTTGAAAGCGCTTGCTCTGCCGGTGCCATGGCGGTTTATTGCGCTGTAAAAGATGTGGCGACCGGTCTGAGCGATATTTCACTTGCCGTCGGGACTGAAAATCACACCCTTCACAGAGAATCCGGATTCGCTTTTGCCGTGCATCCTTCGGATATCGAGGGAAGGCATGGCGCGGTTATGACCGGAAAGTACGCCTTAAGAGCGCAGCGATGGATGTATGAGACAGGCGGCACCCCCGAAGATCTTGCGATGGTTACGGTTAAAAATAGAAAGCATGCAAAGAATAACCCGTACGCTTTGTTCAAAGGTGATATTACGGTTGAGGAGGTGCTTAACTCCCGAAAGATTGCTTCGCCGTTGACACTGCATCAGTGCTGCGCGATTTCCGATGGTGCCGGCGCCGTCGTGGTTTGCTCAAAGGAGATGGCAAAAAAATTGGGTATCGAAAAACCGGTAAAGGTCGCCGGCGCCGTGTTGTGTTCAGGCCCTTATCACAACCGCCCCAGGGACATTACGGGCGATGATATCATAGAAATGACCGTAGAGAAATTATATGAAGAATCGGGTGTCGGCCCCAAAGAGGTTCAAATCGTTGAGTTGCATGACGCGTTTACCATCGCTGAGGTACTGTACTATGAAGTCATGCAGTTATGCGGAAAAGGAGAATCGTTGAAGTTTCTCCGGGAGGGGCAATCCACCTATGGCGGGCAATGCGTTGTCAGCCCGCGCGGGGGGCTTTTGGCGTATGGCCATCCGATCGGTGCCACCGGGGCTGCGCAGATTGCGGCGAGCGTGAAGCAGATGAGAGGACAGTGCGATGGTTATCAGGTGGAGCCGATCCCCAAGGTAGCCATGACGCATGTAACCGGAGGCGGGCTTTCCGGAACCGAGCACGCGGCATGCACCATGCACATGTTGGTAAGTGCCTGGTAA
- a CDS encoding OB-fold domain-containing protein: MSAKEETLKKKKKEKEPDIIFFREDLLEVPTDGSPPYLKGYRCQKCGQLDFPKLDTCPNCWGKEYEMTPLSRKGILYSFTDIYVGSPRVKTPYIFGYIDLPENVRIFAQLEGEVETFRCGETVEVTTGVIGANNDGLPITSYKFKKISN, encoded by the coding sequence ATGTCAGCGAAAGAGGAAACATTAAAAAAGAAAAAAAAAGAAAAAGAACCGGATATTATTTTTTTCCGAGAGGATTTACTGGAAGTGCCAACGGATGGCTCTCCGCCCTATCTGAAAGGATACCGCTGTCAAAAATGCGGCCAATTGGATTTTCCCAAACTGGATACTTGCCCGAATTGCTGGGGGAAGGAATACGAGATGACACCACTGAGCCGAAAAGGTATATTATATAGTTTTACGGATATTTATGTCGGCTCACCGCGTGTTAAGACACCTTATATTTTTGGATATATTGATCTCCCGGAGAATGTGAGAATTTTTGCTCAGCTTGAGGGTGAAGTGGAAACATTCAGATGTGGTGAAACGGTGGAAGTGACGACCGGGGTTATCGGTGCGAACAACGATGGATTGCCGATAACAAGTTATAAATTCAAAAAGATTTCGAATTAA
- the bzdQ gene encoding benzoyl-CoA reductase, bzd-type, subunit Q: protein MENAAKKEEKKEFWRWDEYNWKAEDKDWRDAKVISAGVDVGSVSSQAVILLDGELYATASMRTGHNSPQSAINAINWAMEGTGLTLEKIHFTVGTGYGRAKVPFADKAVTEIACHARGANFMYGPTVRTVLDMGGQDLKVIKCDDRGKVLNFSMNEKCAAGTGRGMEVIADLLRVPIQDIGELSLQVDKEPPPISNICVLFAKTEVMGMLYNKIPINEILAAYTGAMASRVSAQIKEMGVEEDFVITGGIAKNRGVVERIEREIGVKALKTKVDYQIAGALGAALFAKVLYEKNKK, encoded by the coding sequence ATGGAAAATGCGGCAAAAAAAGAAGAAAAAAAAGAATTTTGGAGATGGGACGAATACAACTGGAAGGCTGAGGATAAAGACTGGAGAGATGCCAAGGTCATCAGTGCCGGCGTTGATGTCGGCTCGGTGAGCTCGCAAGCGGTGATTTTATTGGATGGAGAGCTTTATGCGACCGCTAGTATGCGCACCGGCCACAACAGCCCCCAAAGTGCGATCAATGCGATCAATTGGGCCATGGAAGGGACCGGACTCACGCTTGAGAAAATTCATTTTACGGTCGGCACGGGCTACGGCCGGGCCAAGGTTCCCTTTGCCGACAAGGCCGTGACCGAGATCGCTTGCCATGCGCGCGGTGCCAATTTTATGTATGGGCCGACGGTGCGCACGGTGCTGGACATGGGCGGACAGGACTTGAAAGTCATCAAGTGTGATGACCGGGGCAAGGTGCTCAATTTTTCGATGAACGAAAAGTGCGCCGCGGGAACCGGAAGGGGGATGGAGGTAATCGCGGACCTGTTGCGTGTTCCCATTCAGGATATTGGTGAGCTGTCTTTGCAGGTGGATAAAGAGCCGCCGCCAATTTCCAATATTTGCGTGCTGTTTGCCAAAACGGAAGTGATGGGCATGCTGTATAATAAAATTCCCATCAATGAGATTTTGGCGGCATACACGGGCGCCATGGCCAGTCGCGTAAGCGCGCAGATTAAAGAGATGGGTGTTGAAGAGGACTTTGTCATCACGGGCGGCATTGCAAAAAACAGAGGCGTTGTGGAGAGAATCGAACGGGAAATCGGCGTGAAAGCCTTAAAGACGAAGGTCGATTATCAAATCGCCGGTGCTCTGGGAGCCGCTCTTTTTGCCAAGGTTCTGTACGAAAAAAATAAAAAATAA
- a CDS encoding acyl-CoA dehydratase activase, whose protein sequence is MITVGVDVGAKKVKVVALKDNQIVAKGSGLMEMDREKSIRDAFEDTLKTNGFKEKEIDYILATGAGAKSAVFAAKDTTLVTSIARGVHAIDPSIITIIDIGANDAMAIKCDGTGKVVDFAVNEKCAAGAGSFVEAMARAMEVSLEDFVTASLQSTKSIPINAQCVIFAESEVVSLIHEETARNDICRAVHDAMAGRISSMARRVRVEAPVTVTGGVAYNEGMLDSLKKELGMDFVRMENPEYIAAYGAALLAVDTLQKA, encoded by the coding sequence ATGATAACAGTCGGAGTAGATGTCGGGGCCAAAAAAGTTAAAGTCGTTGCGTTGAAAGATAATCAGATTGTCGCTAAGGGCAGCGGCCTGATGGAAATGGACCGGGAAAAATCCATCCGGGATGCCTTTGAGGATACGTTGAAAACGAACGGTTTCAAGGAAAAGGAAATCGATTATATTCTGGCGACCGGCGCCGGCGCCAAAAGTGCGGTTTTCGCCGCCAAGGATACGACGCTGGTGACCAGCATCGCCCGCGGTGTGCATGCAATTGACCCTTCGATTATCACGATTATCGATATCGGCGCCAATGACGCGATGGCCATCAAATGCGATGGCACCGGCAAGGTCGTTGATTTTGCGGTAAACGAAAAATGCGCGGCCGGCGCCGGGTCTTTTGTGGAGGCCATGGCCCGGGCGATGGAGGTTTCATTGGAAGACTTCGTGACGGCCTCCTTGCAGTCCACCAAATCGATTCCCATCAATGCGCAATGCGTTATTTTCGCGGAATCGGAAGTGGTATCGCTGATTCATGAGGAGACGGCCCGAAATGATATTTGCCGAGCGGTTCATGATGCCATGGCCGGCCGGATTTCATCGATGGCAAGGCGCGTGAGAGTCGAGGCGCCCGTGACCGTTACGGGCGGGGTGGCGTACAACGAAGGGATGCTGGATTCCTTGAAAAAAGAATTGGGAATGGACTTTGTCCGCATGGAAAATCCGGAATATATAGCCGCCTATGGGGCCGCGCTGTTGGCCGTGGATACGCTTCAAAAAGCATAA
- the bzdO gene encoding benzoyl-CoA reductase, bzd-type, subunit O — translation MQLDLEIKYPTEPIKCWNKAKELRDQYYRNAATARENGGILWSGGAHGLDPVPAGFGKKVYPLTGEPYGASVAFDKPFASKCHAAAEAAGYPRDLCAYMRNYLGSKLLNQYAFGGSFPEPDFYWQFHMCCSHGKWYQEVSRIEGKDKPVLVTDLSIGPCWKKNEETGHFYYDPPENGIRYIVDQIHEQIEKLEKILKRPFQDELLFEAAENYFDILTIWPEICILNQAIPAPLDAKSMFTLYSLSTLDKASRAHADFYRELRDEVQDRVDRGIGMLATERSRVMDDIQPPWGFLKIFRYLERYGCICIGSFYSMGLMFSWDIGEDGIMRKRQTPREMGIEIKDRDQCLEILVRYLMTQFWSQNMQDHRLKAYVMKQMYDQWHCDGVMIHYNRGCEGLSLNVAEHRLALVSQGVPVMTYEGNMGDEREFDETETMKRIDTFMETLGLK, via the coding sequence ATGCAATTGGATCTGGAAATAAAATATCCGACAGAGCCCATTAAGTGCTGGAATAAAGCAAAAGAACTGCGGGACCAATACTATCGAAATGCTGCAACCGCCCGCGAAAACGGCGGCATCTTATGGTCCGGCGGCGCTCACGGGCTGGATCCGGTTCCGGCCGGATTTGGAAAGAAAGTCTATCCGTTGACGGGCGAGCCCTATGGGGCCAGTGTCGCTTTTGATAAACCCTTTGCTTCCAAGTGTCATGCGGCTGCGGAAGCGGCGGGGTATCCCAGGGATCTTTGTGCCTACATGCGGAATTATCTTGGATCCAAACTGTTAAACCAATATGCATTTGGCGGGTCGTTCCCGGAACCGGATTTTTACTGGCAGTTTCATATGTGCTGCAGCCACGGGAAATGGTATCAGGAAGTGTCCAGAATAGAGGGAAAAGACAAACCTGTTCTGGTTACGGATCTATCCATAGGCCCTTGCTGGAAGAAAAATGAAGAGACCGGTCATTTTTATTACGATCCCCCTGAAAACGGCATACGGTATATCGTCGATCAGATTCATGAGCAGATTGAAAAACTAGAAAAAATATTGAAACGCCCTTTTCAGGATGAACTGCTGTTTGAGGCAGCGGAAAACTATTTTGATATCCTTACCATATGGCCTGAAATATGTATACTCAATCAAGCAATTCCAGCGCCGCTCGATGCCAAGAGCATGTTTACCCTATATTCGCTCTCAACCCTGGACAAGGCCTCGAGGGCTCACGCCGATTTTTACCGGGAACTCCGCGATGAAGTTCAGGACCGGGTGGACCGTGGTATCGGCATGCTGGCCACCGAAAGGTCCCGTGTCATGGATGATATACAACCGCCATGGGGCTTCCTCAAGATTTTCAGATATCTTGAAAGATATGGCTGCATCTGCATCGGTTCCTTTTATAGTATGGGATTGATGTTTTCGTGGGATATCGGAGAAGACGGCATCATGCGAAAACGGCAGACGCCAAGGGAGATGGGCATAGAGATCAAAGACCGTGACCAGTGCCTGGAGATCCTGGTAAGGTATTTAATGACGCAGTTCTGGAGTCAAAACATGCAGGATCATAGATTAAAGGCCTATGTCATGAAACAGATGTATGATCAATGGCACTGCGACGGCGTTATGATCCATTATAATCGTGGCTGCGAGGGATTATCGCTGAATGTGGCTGAACATAGACTGGCCTTGGTGAGCCAGGGGGTACCGGTGATGACCTATGAAGGAAATATGGGGGATGAGCGCGAATTCGACGAAACCGAAACAATGAAGCGGATCGACACCTTCATGGAGACCTTGGGCTTGAAGTAA
- the bzdN gene encoding benzoyl-CoA reductase, bzd-type, subunit N: MIEEFQQVYENRHEYARKWKERTGGKVMGYLCTYVPEEVLYAANVLPVRLLGDHTPQSVTEPHLFAMYCPFCRDVLAQGLKGKYDYLDGIVIAQSCLHIRQTFSSWREHRPTEFSYLIPMPNAVQSKSAAKFYKEEVIKFKDAVQAWVGKEITEDDLTRGVEIVNGNRKLMKAVYNLRKAECPPMTGTESMYMVVASQLMDKEAHNQIVSELLERELYDRLQQRNTGKRLMVLGSENDDFKFMNMVESVGSTIVIDDHCTGSRYFWDEVPPGSDLLKAIADRYIARTPCPSKDWPLRKRFDRILEFTKDYHVDGAIIVQQKFCDPHETDKVALLDMFAQNNIPTLCLEFDVTVPLGPMRIRVDAFLETLAGEDLF; the protein is encoded by the coding sequence ATGATTGAGGAATTTCAGCAGGTTTATGAGAATCGGCATGAATATGCCAGGAAGTGGAAAGAGAGAACTGGTGGAAAGGTGATGGGGTATTTATGCACCTATGTACCGGAGGAAGTATTATATGCCGCCAATGTCCTTCCCGTGAGACTGTTGGGAGACCACACGCCTCAAAGCGTAACAGAGCCGCACCTATTCGCCATGTACTGCCCTTTCTGCCGGGATGTTTTGGCACAGGGACTCAAAGGAAAATATGATTATTTGGATGGCATTGTGATTGCCCAATCCTGCCTTCATATACGGCAGACTTTCAGCAGTTGGCGGGAACACAGGCCCACCGAATTCAGTTATCTGATCCCCATGCCCAACGCGGTTCAGAGCAAAAGCGCGGCTAAATTTTATAAAGAAGAAGTGATCAAGTTCAAAGACGCCGTTCAGGCGTGGGTAGGTAAAGAGATTACGGAAGATGATTTGACCCGGGGGGTTGAAATTGTGAACGGAAACAGAAAATTGATGAAAGCGGTGTATAACCTGAGAAAAGCGGAATGCCCGCCAATGACCGGGACGGAATCCATGTACATGGTCGTTGCCAGCCAGTTGATGGACAAGGAGGCGCACAATCAAATTGTCTCTGAACTCCTTGAAAGGGAGCTATACGACCGGCTTCAGCAGAGAAATACTGGAAAAAGGCTGATGGTTTTGGGAAGCGAAAACGACGATTTTAAATTTATGAATATGGTTGAAAGCGTCGGATCGACGATTGTCATTGATGATCATTGCACAGGAAGCAGATATTTCTGGGATGAAGTGCCCCCGGGTTCCGATCTTCTAAAGGCGATTGCCGACAGGTATATCGCCCGAACCCCGTGCCCGAGTAAGGACTGGCCATTAAGAAAGCGTTTTGACAGAATTCTCGAATTCACAAAAGACTACCATGTGGACGGTGCCATTATTGTACAACAGAAATTCTGTGATCCGCATGAAACGGACAAGGTGGCATTGTTGGATATGTTTGCGCAAAACAATATCCCCACCCTCTGTCTTGAGTTTGATGTAACAGTTCCCTTGGGACCGATGCGCATCCGGGTGGACGCTTTCTTGGAAACCTTGGCCGGGGAAGATCTTTTTTAG